The following proteins are encoded in a genomic region of Arachis stenosperma cultivar V10309 chromosome 4, arast.V10309.gnm1.PFL2, whole genome shotgun sequence:
- the LOC130973953 gene encoding protein DETOXIFICATION 16-like has translation MEEEHENNTRVPVESQVSGQNKLRRVIKEIKKQIYLTGPLIIVHFLNFAIELISIMFVGHVSVLTLSGVSMATSFTSVTGIGLVMGIASALETLCGQSYGAGQHHMLGIHAQRAMLVLTIICVPISIVWANTKSILILFGQDHEISTEAGRYAQLIIPYLFASSVLQCQTRFLQTQNIGVPMMLSSGVATALHVALCWALVFKAGLGSTGAALSNCISYWVNVLILALYIKFSPRCSETWTGFSLEAFHNIPSFLKLAILSSVMVCLELWSFELMVLLSGRLPNPKLQTSVLSICVNTASTIWMIPLGLSGAISTRVSNELGAGNPWSARLAVRVVLVATIIEGILVATLMIMLRNIWGHVYSNDVQVVRHVRLMLPILAASNFLDGLQGVFSGIVRGCRRQKMGAFINLGSYYVVGVPSAIVLAFVLHLETKGLWLGIICALVVQVLSLMIIILSIDWEKEASITMERINNSGEISMERVSNSVTSNVI, from the exons ATGGAGGAAGAACACGAGAATAATACCcgtgtccctgttgaatctcaaGTGTCCGGTCAAAATAAGTTAAGGAGAGtgattaaagaaataaaaaagcaaATATATTTGACAGGACCTTTAATTATAGTGCATTTTCTTAATTTTGCTATTGAACTTATTTCAATAATGTTCGTTGGTCACGTAAGCGTGTTGACTCTCTCCGGCGTTTCCATGGCCACTTCCTTTACTTCTGTCACTGGCATTGGTTTAGTG ATGGGAATTGCAAGTGCATTAGAAACCTTGTGTGGCCAATCATATGGAGCCGGACAACATCACATGTTAGGCATACACGCTCAGAGAGCCATGCTTGTTCTTACCATTATTTGTGTACCCATCTCTATTGTTTGGGCAAATACAAAATccattttgattttatttggcCAAGATCATGAAATCTCCACAGAAGCAGGAAGATATGCTCAGTTAATCATTCCATACCTTTTTGCTTCTAGTGTTCTTCAATGTCAAACTAGATTTCTACAGACACAGAACATTGGAGTTCCAATGATGCTCAGCTCTGGAGTAGCTACTGCACTGCATGTTGCTTTGTGTTGGGCGTTAGTGTTCAAAGCTGGCTTAGGGAGTACTGGAGCTGCCTTATCAAATTGTATATCGTATTGGGTGAATGTGTTGATACTTGCGTTGTACAtaaagttttctccaagatgTTCGGAAACTTGGACCGGGTTTTCATTAGAGGCATTCCATAACATTCCTTCTTTTTTGAAACTTGCTATTCTTTCTTCTGTTATGGTTTG CTTGGAACTGTGGTCGTTTGAATTGATGGTTCTCCTATCTGGTCGTCTTCCAAATCCAAAGTTGCAAACATCAGTGCTTTCTATTTG TGTGAATACAGCATCAACTATTTGGATGATTCCGTTGGGATTAAGTGGAGCTATAAG CACTCGTGTATCTAACGAGCTTGGAGCTGGTAATCCTTGGTCTGCACGTTTGGCTGTGCGTGTGGTGTTAGTAGCAACCATTATTGAGGGTATCTTGGTTGCAACACTGATGATAATGTTACGTAATATTTGGGGCCATGTTTACAGTAATGACGTACAAGTGGTTAGACACgtgagactcatgctgccaattCTTGCAGCATCCAATTTTTTGGACGGGCTACAGGGTGTTTTCTCAGGAATTGTTAGAGGATGTCGACGGCAAAAAATGGGTGCTTTTATTAACTTAGGGTCATATTACGTAGTTGGAGTTCCGTCCGCTATTGTATTAGCTTTTGTTTTACATCTTGAAACAAAG GGACTCTGGCTTGGAATCATATGTGCCCTTGTTGTTCAAGTACTTAGTCTCATGATCATAATTCTTAGCATTGATTGGGAGAAGGAG gCAAGCATAACTATGGAAAGAATTAATAATTCAGGAGAGATAAGTATGGAAAGAGTTAGTAATTCAGTAACATCAAATGTAATCTAG